A segment of the Kazachstania africana CBS 2517 chromosome 2, complete genome genome:
GTTCCTTTCCGTTAAACGAAAGTGCACTAAAATCATAGTGCTCAGTGAACTGCTCTTTTTTTACAGTTTTTGGGATCGGAGTCTTTCTTAGCTGCTTGTGCTCGACATGTATTATCTTTGTCATCGGGCTTTCTATGAGAACATGTTGAACAGAATTATGATTGCATTTGTTAAGAATCGGTGTAATTTTTTCAGCTTGTCCCTTAAATTGTGTTTTCGCTTTTAGCTTCGACTCACACTGGCCTTTTAAATTGCATTCTTGGTCCAATACTATTTTTGGGGTGCCACGGTTATAGTACCCCAGTCTTCCATGCATTATGTCCCCAGTATCTAGTTCACTGTCTTCTTCGTCGCAGCTATTATCATCAGAATCGCTAGTATAATTATCAACGCTACAAAGATCACTATATTCATCATTAACTCGCTCATTTTCTCTGTAACTTATCTCAGaagtttcttttctttcgCAAGCCTGCTCATATTGCGTTATGTTATGCTTTTTATCTGAAGGGTTTGCTACCTTTAATATCGTCCTggtaattttattattgcGTATATCAGCTGCAAACTTGTACCTGCCTGTTGAAGCTATTTTGCTTGTCTTTTTAGATTTGGATGAAGGACCGGAGCAGATAGAATTTTCTTTCGATTTCCGTGTATGATCATCCCTTGATGGAGATTCAAGTGCGTTCTGTTTATCCAGAGGGCTCATACATAGATGTGAGGACcttgcaattttttcagcatcttttgattcttcagaacaatcaaaattataacTAAAATAATCCAtcccttcttcttcaaaactttGTGAGGGATATATGAAATAATGTATACCCTTTCGTATAAACATGTTACAGGGAGACGTACCTACCATATAACGCTTGTCAGCCTCTCTAGCCGCTCTCATGATTACAGTGTTTCCATTTCTATCTATACCACGATATATACTATAATCGTGGCCGAGATATATGGCATCCCCCAGGCTATAACCATTTATGGGTGAATTAGATGATAAACCAGTTAACATTACTAgcaaaaatattgaatagtcgaactttttttaatttaattaTTCCAACCAATCcagaatatatttaatgCAGGCTTCCCAAAAAACATTCGTCATGTtgaatatcaaatcaaatgTAGGCAGGTATCTTTTATATGTATAATTACCTTCCTTGATATCAGCTTTAAGATCTATTTTTGGATCAATATTTCGTTTTGTAGGAGCTTTTCCCTATCGGGGAAATTCACTCTCTCTGGGTACGAATTTTTCTCGAACCAAACTTTCTACTGGGCGGGCAAGTCTTACGAGGCTAAACAAATCGATCTGTCGCAGCAAAGTTTCAAGAGATTTAAAAACAAATCTGTTATTTCCTCTTAAAAAAATTCGGGGGTAACCACGTAACTTACTTTGTCGCATTGATTTTTCGGTTTATCCTCGATTTGTTCGATTTCTGCGAGAACCATTAAGAGATCAGATGAAAGTTTTGTGAAGGAATGTGGGAGAGAGGAACCGCACTCCTTTTTCTATTGGATTCGAGGTAGTTCTGCATAATCCAATCATTTATGGATTGCCAGTCTGCACACAATAAGCATCCAGTCGTCTCTCAACTTCTTTCAAGTATAAAACTAAGAAATTAGCTTACCTGGTGAGCTGTTAGGCCATAAGGATCAATAAACAGAATAGTCAGCACCACTTCGAGGATAGCATCCTATCTTGGCCCAAATATAAGATGGTGATTAGAATTGAACTTCGGTAAAACTGTCGCCTCCTGTACTCCTGGTATGTGAAGTTGCACCATTCTGAACAAGGCTCAATATCGAGTCAACGTATTCCACACCTGACCAGCGTTGATGTGTGAGCAAGTCGCAATTAgtatttttccttttttgaaCCTGGTCGACATATGCTAACATACCGTCATGCTCAAATCCTTTGGCAAGTTCCCAGAAGTTTACACCGTTAACATGCACGCCTGCTAACGATATTAATTGTAGTACAAAGCCCTCTTTCGCTAAATCCCAAATGAAGCCTTTAAGGTTATCTGCTGAGAAGCCGTATGCACACCAATTAAAACTTGGAGATAAATTGTAAACTAACTTAATGTGTGGACAAAATGAATGAATCTTTCTAGAAAACTCCTTTGCTTCTTCCAAGTTTGGTGTTTTTGTTTCGAGCCAAATCATATCTGCATAAGGTGCAAAAATAAGAGACCGCTCAATTGCAGCTTCCATACAACCTTTGAACATATAATAACCATCATTAGTTCTAGGAGCATCCCAATCAAAAATTACTGTCTTTTTTGGAGAGGCCTCTTTAGCGATACTCCTCATTTCTCTTAGACTTAACCACCTTTTTTT
Coding sequences within it:
- the HAL1 gene encoding Hal1p (similar to Saccharomyces cerevisiae HAL1 (YPR005C); ancestral locus Anc_8.102) codes for the protein MLTGLSSNSPINGYSLGDAIYLGHDYSIYRGIDRNGNTVIMRAAREADKRYMVGTSPCNMFIRKGIHYFIYPSQSFEEEGMDYFSYNFDCSEESKDAEKIARSSHLCMSPLDKQNALESPSRDDHTRKSKENSICSGPSSKSKKTSKIASTGRYKFAADIRNNKITRTILKVANPSDKKHNITQYEQACERKETSEISYRENERVNDEYSDLCSVDNYTSDSDDNSCDEEDSELDTGDIMHGRLGYYNRGTPKIVLDQECNLKGQCESKLKAKTQFKGQAEKITPILNKCNHNSVQHVLIESPMTKIIHVEHKQLRKTPIPKTVKKEQFTEHYDFSALSFNGKEQTINRDALGKSKFELNMVQSSMLKRRGLSKVEYCT